The sequence below is a genomic window from Phoenix dactylifera cultivar Barhee BC4 chromosome 8, palm_55x_up_171113_PBpolish2nd_filt_p, whole genome shotgun sequence.
AGTAACTTTCCACCCAGATGATGAGAGAAAAGACAACATACAAGAAAAATGAACTAGAGTAGAAGTATAACAGAAATGGTATCATTTGACAACTGAGAATAAAGTTCAAGATTTCAGCATATTACATTCCATATTACATATTCTAGGTTAGCAGGTTAAATTCTATTTTACAAAATGTTTGTAATATTGGAATTTGAACAATGATACTATGAGAAAACAATGCATATGCTAAGCTCAGTGTAAAATACACCTTATATCAACTCAGAAATCCAGTCCCTGATGTCAGCATAGTTGCAACCTTCAGTTATTGATATTATGATCACTAAATTTTACCTTTGAACTGATTGTTCATATTGACTCAGGATTCATCAAAAAACTACAATCATCATAATATAAATGATAGGATAATGCCATCCAACATAATGCTTGCCACTAACTGTGAAAGCTTTACATGAAGAAAGATTTTGTTCATGAAAACTGATATATTTTGTCTGCAAAACATTTTGCAATGCCAAAATAATTCATGCATTCTACACACATGACATGTTCGAGCAATATTTTGGAATAAGAGATTTACCTCAAGTGCATGTTGGCTCTCTCCCAGTCCTTCAACATGATAAATTTAGGTATGGATTGCATGCAACAGATGATCAAAGAATGGAGAACATGAAAGAATTCAGCTTGTGCATGCCAATTGAGgagctactctctctctctctctctctctctctctctctctctctctctctctctctctctctctcaaacctCGTATAGATGAGTCGGAAGGCCGTTAGGAGTTAGCAATCTATTTTTtactatttaattaaaatttatgtCTTTACCTTTTAGAAAATTTGTCACCTCCAAGAACTAAGAAAACTTTTTAGTTTTAGGGGATCCCACTCATAAATAGACCCTAGTTGTACTTTTCTAAAATCAAGCCATTGGTCtaccctctttcttctcctattttgccaaaaaagaagaaaaaaaggagagagagagagagagagagagagagagagagagaaagagcacatccctctctttctctcctatttcttctctctcttctttctctctctctctaaaagacCTATAGACCCTAGTGAAGGCCCAACCTTTCTATTTTATAGATTTAGGTTGACTCCAATAAAGAGACCTTGAACTGCTCTGATGTTCAAGCAGCCAGTCAGACCGATCACTCTAGCCCTATGAGTATCCCTGAAACCACCTTCAATGAATCTTGTTGAACGATCTTGACCTTGATTAAGTCCATACCTTATGATTCATTAAGCGAattatttttgatgaatcttGTTAAACGATCTTGGCCTTAATCAAGTCCATACCCTATAATTCATGAAAGAAATCATTTAGATCTAACCCACTCGAAACCATTGTATGTGAATCAAGCCTTCtcttactatttttaattcTATTAAAGTtatcaaataaaaattattttagcttTTAATGTTTTTAACTAGGTTTAGCAAATTTGCCTAGTGACGTTTGACAATTTAAAGTAAAAGAGGTAAGTAGATCCTTCACTccttattatttttcaaattataatattttccATGCATATGATTTACCAttaaaaatatcatatttttcttaaattatgaatcagcaaatatattataaaaattatacTTTATTATGGAAAATAGTTTCATAAATATTGTTAATAAAAATAGCttgtttatgaaatatgaaccTGTTCATACCATTTAATATTGTTCTATCTACCTATGTgcatattttaagaaaaaagtaTAAATATTCTAAAAGCTCTCAAATAGATATATATGACCCCCTAAACTTGGAAAAAATCAATACCCAAAACTAGCATCCATACAAAACACGGCCCTGCCAGCGAATATAAAGTTTGcatatgaaacaaaaaaaaaaaaaaaattcaattgcGAAACATGACCCTATCACAAGTACAAAGTTATAGTAGCAAGAATATATGTGAGTAATGTTTTAAACTATGATAGAGTTAAATGATATGAAGAATGATTTGTGAATTTATTTGAAATATAAGCTTGAAACTATGTTTATAAAAAATAGATGATTTACTTTATGACTTGCTTTAATATGTTATACTATAAAATACTTTATTTTTGCaataactatttttttaaataatacatGGATATGGAAAAACTTAGACTTGATCCAATAAAATagtataaaatttaattattgagtTATGTCACTcacatatctttttttttatttttctctttttagatAAATAGGATAAGTAGAAACAAAGAATGGTCCAGGCTTGAAGTTCACGATAGCAAGCTTGATGATTTTATAGCAAAACTTTAATTCTTTAGTCGGTTATAAATTTGTAGCTtagtaattttttaaattacaaATTATAAGTTTGatatttatgtttggatttgagTGATTTGAATTGGtaattattttgttatttaatagataatgaaattagatatttatttattatattttgtttgagatagaTTTGGAAGCTAAATATAATTGTTAGCTTCATATTATCATAAGTTGTACCTCTCGGTAGTATGGTCGTATTATAGCCCAGATTTTCCATCACAGCAAAAATTTTAGAAATCCTTCTGTCCTTTTAGTGGAGAAACAAGGATaatgttggttgtggtcatgattaatattaaaaattaatatcaAAGGAGTTTTCCTCGTGCCCACAACCAACTTTATCCTTGTTTCTGCACTGAAAGGGCACAATGtcttctaaaatttttatagTTTCACAAGCATAGCTTACTGTCCAGTTAACTGAAGCCATTATGTAATGTAATGGTGCAAATTGAATGAAGCATACGTAGTTTAAATAAAGGGAAGCAGTGAGAAAGTTCAACAGTCCAAAAGAGTGAATGGCATGCAGTATCAGACATACTCTTGGGTAAAAGTTCCATTGATTCTAGAATCTCAGCATGAATTTTCTCCGTCTCAGACTTTATTGTTGAAATAAGATTGCCCTGCTCAGAAACTGAAAGAGGAGCTTCTTTCAAAGAAAGCATCGCTTTGGCCACATCatctttcagcttcttcttGAGATCCTTTTCCTGTACAAAATTACATTCTAAACAAATAACCCAACAAGAAACAACTGAACAACAAATACATAAGCCACATATCTAAATTTGAAACCTTTCTTTTAGCAGCTTGAACTTTTTCTTTGGCTGCCTTCTTTCTTTCAATATAATTTAAATTTTCCTTGTCAATACAACGCCTCAATTCTCTGAACAAAGTGAGTTGGTTAAAATCTATATAAGCAATTGAAGTAATGAACTAGTGTTTGTCAAAGATAAACAGGGTACCACTTACTCAGTACCAAGGGACtcatcacaaagaaaattcaaaactctAAGCTTCTTTGATGGATCCAAACTATCATATCCCAGCAGGCCATTGTTAAGACAATCCAAAGGAAAATTCTTGAAGGGACATTGAGACCCGGTAATACATGTTTTAAGAGCGTGCAGCCATGATTCTCCACTTCTTGTTGAGCAAGACAGAGGCCTACCAAAACTACAAAAATAAACAAGTGGATCTCTGACATGAGAACTAATAATGAGATTAGCAAAATGAGATTTCAAAAACAGAAACATGATAGCAAAGTGGCATACTTCTCTCCCTTGTTCTTTTGGATGAGAGATAACAATTTGATATGAAACTGAACAATCAACGAATTTGCTGCATGGCGCCCAACACGTCCTCTTGCTAGTTCCCGAAGAATAGCTTTAGCTTGACCTTTCTTTATATCAAGCACCTAAATATTGGCACAATTAAAAGGACATATCACACAGATCCAAGTCCAAGGCATGCTATCAATCTAGGCTGGAAGGCAACTAGAGAGAATGGTACCTAAGTTGCAGTAAGTTTGAAGTAACCAACTTGAGAATTAAGCTAGTACACCAGACTCAATTGTTAACAGATGCATTTGGGGGAAAAAGGGAGCAAGAAAAGgagtttttattatttttttgcagGAATAAcacatagaatcaaaatatgatttccttttttttctagaaAGAGCAATCATTTATCAATtcatgtcaaaagaaaaacagcaGTTTCCTTCCAAAAGCTAGTAGGTCAAGCCACCCTTCTCTCTAAGTGAGATGTCTCAAATTCAAACCTGAGTAGTGGCAAATAACCACCATACATAAAAACCATAACTTCATTTAGGAGCGTAACATTCTACCTTTAAAAATGCTTTACAGAATTCCAGAAACTGCAAGGCATCTCCCACATCTTCGGCAGGGAATTCAACATCCCCGACCTTTGTTAAGGGACTGCCTTCAGGCAGCACAGTCTCTTCAACAGTCTGCTTACAAAGCTTTTTAATACCATATTTTCTAAACTTGAGTACTTTTGGAAGAGACTCGGCTTTTGATTCACTGGCATTTCCATTAACTGGCAATTTTGTCTCATCGCCATTGCTGCATGCCCGTCTCTCATCACCATCTACCGACACCTCTTTCTCTGAGGCACTATTTGAGccttcaataaatttttttccttGTAAGTTTTCCTTCTCTTGGTTCAAAACAGCTCCACTGCATCTAGTGGAATTCTCACTACCAATGTCTCTCGTTAGTTTCTTTGAGcggttctttttttcttttttcacacAGAGTTCCCCTTCACTGTCACCACCATCGGTATCCTTCTGCTCAACATGGTAGTTTTCCTTATCACGACCTCTTTTCAGAGCTACGGACCCCTTTCAAAACCAAAAACAATTGATGAAGACAGAGAACACGAACTTTAAAATGAAAGACGAGATAGCGATCAAATCATACCATTTTAGAAGCAGGGGTTTTTCTTGAACTCATACTTTTAATAACATTCGCTGCATTAAGTACTTCAGATCCTTTTTGCTGCAGCAAGTCAGAAACCGAGGAAAACCCAGTTGCCTTGGCAGCATGGACGAGAATTCCAGTTGGTTGCTGACCTCTCTTCTTCCTATAAAATCAAAATCCATAGTCAATTCCGGGCAGCCATGAGAACTAAAACCTAAATGCAAGAACTTAATGGAAGGTCTCCTCAGCCCAATTCATTATAAAAGCAAACGTTTAAaaagattaatttttttatcagaCTGGGTAGAGGAATTACATGCAGCAGCTACAGTTGCAAATGCCGCGGCATTTGGGGCAGCTCCAATTCTCCGACTTCGCCACCTCTTCCGCCTCCTCCCCGTATCTAAACCAATTCAATCCAACACCGCTAGTTACCCTAAGCTAAAGGTTGAGAAAAATCAAGGAACTGCTGGGGGGAATGTTCAAATAACCTATTGCGGAGGCAG
It includes:
- the LOC103714000 gene encoding uncharacterized protein LOC103714000; the protein is MAVPSSSSAYGGNNEGASRKRGASSLSTSAAAAAAAPKRTKNPGVRVVGGRIYDSEHGKTCHQCRQKTRDFAAACKQMKKDKLCTIKFCHSCLRNRYGEEAEEVAKSENWSCPKCRGICNCSCCMKKRGQQPTGILVHAAKATGFSSVSDLLQQKGSEVLNAANVIKSMSSRKTPASKMGSVALKRGRDKENYHVEQKDTDGGDSEGELCVKKEKKNRSKKLTRDIGSENSTRCSGAVLNQEKENLQGKKFIEGSNSASEKEVSVDGDERRACSNGDETKLPVNGNASESKAESLPKVLKFRKYGIKKLCKQTVEETVLPEGSPLTKVGDVEFPAEDVGDALQFLEFCKAFLKVLDIKKGQAKAILRELARGRVGRHAANSLIVQFHIKLLSLIQKNKGENFGRPLSCSTRSGESWLHALKTCITGSQCPFKNFPLDCLNNGLLGYDSLDPSKKLRVLNFLCDESLGTEELRRCIDKENLNYIERKKAAKEKVQAAKRKEKDLKKKLKDDVAKAMLSLKEAPLSVSEQGNLISTIKSETEKIHAEILESMELLPKKQQRQDALRTEPMLLEKSGHAYWKLEGHCRNSNIILQDVGHWDSLALEDKWFAYDEDEENAVEKHISSLWKLRHRRKYLEKKASADSQGTESL